The following are encoded together in the Penicillium digitatum chromosome 3, complete sequence genome:
- a CDS encoding Molybdenum cofactor biosynthetic protein (CnxF), putative produces the protein MGSFNETCASLRAQIIATEAQLTELKRDLANAEQAARSETATAAEIHPEDQKVEVRQWPLLQEEYKRYGRQMIVPQVGLNGQLKLRSAKVLLVGAGGLGCPAAQYLAGAGVGTIGLIDGDSVEVSNLHRQVLHRSKNVGKYKVDSAIESLRELNPHLTYIPHRTHLSPETAAAVFQEYDIILDCTDNPATRYLISDTAVLLGKPLVSASALRTEGQLMVLNNPPRAPGDKSGGPCYRCVFPKPPPADSVVSCADGGIIGPVVGTMGVLQALEAIKVITVPDIDGGFDMSAARPRDHPSLHIFSAYSSPLVRTIRLRSRRANCAVCSAGATVTLDTIKSGSTDYVFFCGSANPPSLLGPEERISAREYNERHPNLTSDSPQLHTIIDVRDEAQFGICSLKNSINIPISNILSSGYGATLQGCDNGPQAAQLPSWLPSEVVSPESTNPIYVVCRLGNDSQIVVKKMKELGLDQHGKRFIGDIRGGLRSWREQVDSSWPEY, from the exons ATGGGATCGTTCAACGAAACTTGCGCTTCTTTGCGCGCTCAAATCATCGCGACAGAAGCACAGCTTACTGAGCTCAAACGCGACCTAGCAAACGCCGAACAAGCGGCGCGATCAGAGACGGCAACAGCTGCGGAAATCCATCCTGAGGACCAGAAGGTCGAAGTAAGACAATGGCCATTGCTCCAGGAGGAATATAAGAGATATGGACGCCAGATGATAGTTCCGCAAGTTGGGTTGAATG GCCAACTGAAGCTTCGATCGGCGAAAGTTCTACTTGTTGGAGCTGGAGGGCTGGGATGTCCAGCTGCGCAGTATCTTGCTGGTGCTGGCGTTGGCACGATTGGACTCATCGATGGTGATTCAGTCGAGGTATCGAATCTCCATCGCCAAGTGCTACACCGATCGAAGAATGTGGGGAAATACAAGGTGGACAGTGCAATCGAGTCCTTGCGAGA ACTGAATCCGCATCTGACGTACATTCCTCATCGAACACACCTCTCGCCCGAGACAGCAGCCGCGGTCTTCCAGGAGTATGATATCATTCTTGACTGCACAGATAACCCGGCAACGCGTTATCTGATCTCGGACACTGCAGTGCTTCTCGGAAAACCATTGGTCTCTGCATCCGCGCTGCGGACCGAGGGCCAGCTGATGGTGTTGAACAACCCGCCTCGGGCACCAGGCGACAAGTCTGGAGGACCGTGCTATCGATGTGTGTTCCCGAAACCACCACCAGCTGATAGCGTGGTCAGTTGTGCGGATGGGGGTATTATAGGGCCAGTTGTTGGGACGATGGGGGTGTTGCAAGCCCTGGAGGCGATCAAGGTTATCACTGTACCTGACATTGATGGAGGTTTTGATATGAGCGCTGCTCGTCCACGGGATCACCCGTCTTTACACATCTTCTCCGCATACTCATCGCCCCTCGTCCGTACAATCCGCCTTCGTTCGCGCCGGGCCAATTGTGCCGTGTGTTCTGCCGGGGCAACTGTCACACTAGACACAATTAAATCCGGGTCAACGGACTATGTGTTCTTCTGTGGATCTGCAAATCCACCCTCGTTACTTGGTCCCGAGGAACGTATCTCTGCTCGAGAATACAACGAGAGACACCCAAATCTTACTTCAGATTCGCCACAACTCCACACGATAATTGACGTCCGAGATGAAGCTCAGTTTGGGATATGCAGTCTGAAAAATAGCATCAACATTCCAATCTCCAATATTCTGTCCTCGGGTTATGGTGCTACACTACAGGGGTGTGATAATGGGCCACAGGCTGCACAATTACCTTCTTGGTTACCGTCTGAGGTTGTCTCCCCTGAGTCTACGAACCCAATTTACGTCGTCTGCCGTCTAGGAAACGACTCGCAGATCGTCGtgaagaaaatgaaagagCTAGGGCTAGATCAGCATGGAAAGAGGTTCATTGGTGACATTCGCGGAGGACTACGATCATGGAGAGAACAGGTGGATTCTTCGTGGCCTGAATACTAA
- a CDS encoding Lipocalin conserved site: MAQIRSHELGSSFGSSPTPQDVQNDPSKEKSSFIDFVQKMWQKTGLDRPTVLLMMKGGISPTIAISICQAKPVADEYTTLGYLVAIVSILGFAIMPRAKFIQMMIFDVFAVCIAACFALLTMFCSVRARQHTATNPTEAYNSSASAVSGLWLFIQIWMVHTFRAKYPQLQFPVIIYAIFANISSIYAPQMKNMTAASNMVSKLLKACLTGLGISTATSLFILPMTSRQVVLKQMAGYIGGLRSALNAHALYFQSLEREDMFGRTETYDDAREKFGKKGKIYSPEAEAIRGAVRQITDIHAKLHGDLTFAKREIALGKLGPDDLQAIFRHLRQIMIPVVGLSFVVDIFQRLSDYNRWNQPIDLNVPVVPEDIRQRVVQEWNDIMRAVHDPFAVMIQTIDEGLLHTSYVFGLTKPPKRQAAAKSSNGYSTEGCEDVEAKAENTAPGEKAFTEHFEKKLGEFRSAKRLALQTWAEEKGVTLPPDFFDHPEMLNTDFLDTSATQKERSRRQLYLFLYMEQLLYSTGQTVLDFVRYANHVEAKGKLLKTRLVIPGGKRVWKWAKSFLSAQDNEDDNMGDIHTQNNILQLGEAYKLRKDPEHLPPTTLFERMGDKVRVFPGFLRSFESTYGFRVACATMTIAIVGFLRDTQTFFTAQRLVWALIMINLSMSPTSGQSIFSFVLRILGTFLAMVACLLIWYIPGKQTPGIIVFLFIFVSIAFYIPIKMFRFRAVGIISIITTSMIIGYELQVRRVGEAVATSNGQPYYPIYLLAPYRLAVVAGGIAVAFFWTFFPYPISEHSVLRQSLGASLYLLANYYSIIHETISGRMRGDKGEYLLKTSSGRKLEKARRKVFSKQMLMLAGLRTYSGFLRWEVPVGGRFPKKQYDSIIVCVENIVNYLSLLGYASDTLMSIDDAEDPADAIWMTDFRRLINTAKVTTHEVTSLLCLLSASITNRQPLPPYLKAPRPYSFTKRLMELDSDLLSLRHIAEPGFAAFAVLQISTRCIVGDMDRLLKLVKGLVGELDFSFHAVSTGESMAESRMPSRAGSRVDLGEYELSQPGDRRKKD, encoded by the exons ATGGCGCAAATTCGATCCCATGAGTTGGGCTCATCCTTCGGGTCTTCACCAACGCCTCAGGATGTGCAAAATGACCCTAGCAAGGAGAAATCATCATTCATCGACTTTGTCCAAAAAATGTGGCAGAAAACCGGGTTGGATAGGCCCACAGTCCTCTTGATGATGAA GGGTGGTATTTCCCCCACCATAGCCATTTCCAT CTGCCAAGCCAAGCCTGTAGCCGACGAGTATACGACCTTGGGCTATCTCGTAGCCATTGTCTCTATACTGGGCTTTGCCATTATGCCCCGGGCTAAGTTCATTCAGATGATGATCTTTGATGTTTTTGCGGTCTGCATAGCAGCATGTTTTGCCTTGTTGACAATGTTCTGCAGCGTCAGGGCGCGCCAACACACCGCTACTAACCCTACTGAGGCATACAACTCCTCCGCCTCTGCTGTCAGTGGTCTGTGGTTGTTCATCCAAATCTGGATGGTTCACACCTTTCGAGCCAAATACCCGCAGTTGCAATTCCCCGTGATTATTTACGCAATCTTCGCGAACATTTCTTCAATATACGCCCCTCAAATGAAGAACATGACTGCTGCGTCTAATATGGTGAGCAAGTTACTCAAAGCTTGCCTTACTGGCCTCGGTATTTCAACAGCAACGTCGCTATTTATTCTTCCGATGACATCACGGCAGGTCGTCCTCAAACAAATGGCAGGCTATATTGGCGGACTTCGCTCAGCCTTGAATGCCCATGCTTTGTATTTCCAATCACTGGAAAGAGAAGACATGTTTGGTCGCACGGAGACTTATGATGACGCCCGTGAGAAGTTTGGCAAGAAGGGAAAGATCTACAGTCCCGAGGCAGAAGCTATCCGCGGTGCGGTCCGACAGATTACAGATATACATGCCAAGCTCCATGGAGATCTTACATTTGCGAAGCGTGAGATTGCATTAGGAAAATTGGGACCTGATGATCTTCAGGCGATATTCCGTCATCTTCGCCAGATTATGATCCCGGTCGTGGGTTTGAGCTTCGTGGTGGACATCTTTCAGCGCCTGTCGGACTATAACAGATGGAATCAGCCCATTGATCTAAATGTGCCTGTGGTGCCAGAGGATATCCGACAGCGCGTTGTTCAAGAGTGGAATGATATCATGAGGGCGGTACACGATCCCTTTGCGGTGATGATCCAAACTATTGATGAGGGATTGCTGCACACTTCCTATGTCTTCGGACTAACAAAACCACCAAAACGCCAAGCTGCAGCGAAATCTTCAAACGGCTATTCAACAGAGGGGTGCGAAGATGTGGAGGCCAAAGCCGAGAACACTGCTCCGGGAGAAAAAGCATTCACGGAGCATTTTGAAAAGAAACTTGGCGAATTTCGAAGCGCAAAACGCCTTGCTCTGCAGACTTGGGCTGAGGAGAAGGGAGTCACGCTCCCGCCCGACTTTTTCGATCACCCTGAAATGTTGAACACTGACTTTTTGGACACCTCAGCTACTCAAAAAGAGCGAAGCCGACGACAACTGTATCTATTTCTCTAT ATGGAACAATTGCTGTACTCGACTGGCCAAACTGTTCTCGACTTTGTCCGTTATGCCAATCATGTTGAGGCTAAGGGAAAGCTACTGAAGACCCGACTCGTTATTCCTGGTGGCAAGCGAGTGTGGAAATGGGCCAAGTCCTTTTTGAGTGCTCAGGATAACGAAGATGATAATATGGGTGACATTCATACACAAAACAACATTCTTCAGCTTGGCGAGGCGTATAAACTGCGCAAAGACCCGGAGCATCTACCACCGACTACTCTTTTTGAGAGGATGGGAGACAAAGTTCGTGTCTTCCCGGGGTTTCTGCGCTCGTTTGAGTCGACCTACGGCTTCCGTGTCGCCTGTGCCACCATGACCATTGCAATCGTTGGATTTCTACGCGATACACAGACCTTTTTCACTGCGCAAAGATTAGTGTGGGCTttgatcatgatcaatctCAGCATGTCTCCCACCTCAGGACAGAGCATTTTTAGTTTCGTGTTGCGGATTTTGGGTACATTCCTTGCAATGGTAGCATGTCTTCTGATCTGGTATATTCCAGGTAAACAGACACCTGGTATCATTGTTTTCCTGTTTATCTTTGTCTCCATTGCCTTCTACATCCCCATCAAGATGTTCCGCTTCCGAGCGGTCGGGATCATCAGCATCATCACTACAAGCATGATCATTGGTTATGAGCTCCAAGTTCGCCGAGTCGGTGAGGCAGTCGCGACATCCAATGGACAGCCCTACTACCCCATTTACCTTCTGGCACCTTATCGACTGGCTGTTGTGGCGGGCGGTATTGCTGTCGCATTCTTTTGGACGTTCTTTCCATATCCAATCTCAGAGCATTCAGTCCTCCGTCAGAGTCTAGGAGCATCGTTGTATCTTCTCGCAAACTACTACTCGATTATTCACGAGACGATCTCCGGTCGTATGCGTGGTGACAAGGGCGAATACCTACTCAAAACCTCTTCGGGTCGCAAACTGGAGAAAGCGCGACGCAAAGTGTTTTCAAAGCAGATGCTTATGCTAGCCGGTTTACGAACATACTCTGGGTTTCTTCGATGGGAGGTTCCTGTTGGTGGTCGGTTTCCCAAGAAGCAGTATGATTCAATTATTGTCTGTGTAGAAAA CATCGTGAACTATCTCAGCTTGCTAGGTTACGCATCCGATACCCTCATGTCTATTGACGACGCCGAAGATCCAGCAGATGCCATCTGGATGACAGATTTCCGACGCCTCATCAATACTGCCAAGGTGACAACTCACGAGGTTACATCTTTACTCTGTCTTCTTTCTGCTAGCATTACGAACCGACAACCTCTGCCGCCGTATCTCAAAGCACCTCGACCGTATAGCTTCACGAAGCGCCTGATGGAGCTTGACAGTGACCTTCTGAGCCTCCGGCACATTGCCGAGCCAGGATTCGCGGCGTTTGCAGTCTTGCAGATCTCAACCCGCTGCATTGTCGGTGATATGGACAGACTACTGAA GCTTGTCAAAGGCTTGGTTGGCGAATTGGACTTCTCTTTCCACGCTGTGAGCACAGGAGAGTCAATGGCAGAGTCGCGAATGCCTTCTCGAGCAGGATCGAGAGTGGATCTGGGCGAGTACGAATTATCGCAACCTGGTGATCGGCGCAAGAAAGATTGA